The proteins below are encoded in one region of Triticum aestivum cultivar Chinese Spring chromosome 1B, IWGSC CS RefSeq v2.1, whole genome shotgun sequence:
- the LOC123117925 gene encoding MOB kinase activator-like 1A isoform X2 — MSLFGLGSKNQRTFRPKKNAPSGNKGVQLKKHIDATLGNGNLRDAVRLPPGEDLNEWLAVNTVDFFNQVNILYGTLMEFCTPSTCPTMTAGSKFEYRWADGVQIKKPIEVSAPKYVEYLMDWIEVQLDDESIFPQKLGTPFPQNFRDVVKTIFKRLFRVYAHIYHTHFQKIVSLKEEAHLNTCFKHFTLFTCEFKLIDKAELAPLIDLIESIVTVC, encoded by the exons GAACCAAAGGACATTTAGGCCCAAGAAGAATGCACCATCTGGTAATAAG GGCGTACAGTTGAAGAAACACATTGATGCGACATTAGGAAATGGTAATTTGAGAGATGCTGTACGGTTGCCTCCTGGAGAGGATCTCAATGAATGGCTAGCTGTTAATA CTGTTGATTTCTTCAATCAGGTGAACATACTATATGGCACTCTAATGGAGTTCTGCACGCCTTCCACATGCCCAACGATGACTGCCGGATCGAA GTTTGAGTATAGATGGGCCGACGGAGTGCAGATCAAGAAACCTATTGAGGTTTCGGCACCAAAATATGTGGAGTATTTGATGGACTGGATTGAGGTCCAGCTTGATGATGAGTCCATATTCCCTCAAAAACTTG GAACACCTTTCCCACAAAATTTTCGAGATGTTGTGAAGACAATATTCAAGCGCCTTTTTCGTGTTTACGCTCATATTTACCACACTCATTTTCAGAAAATTGTGAGCCTCAAGGAAGAAGCCCATCTTAACACATGCTTCAAGCATTTTACATTGTTCACCTGC GAGTTCAAATTGATCGACAAGGCTGAACTTGCACCACTTATTGATCTTATTGAATCGATCGTGACCGTTTGCTAA
- the LOC123117925 gene encoding MOB kinase activator-like 1A isoform X1 — MSLFGLGSNRNQRTFRPKKNAPSGNKGVQLKKHIDATLGNGNLRDAVRLPPGEDLNEWLAVNTVDFFNQVNILYGTLMEFCTPSTCPTMTAGSKFEYRWADGVQIKKPIEVSAPKYVEYLMDWIEVQLDDESIFPQKLGTPFPQNFRDVVKTIFKRLFRVYAHIYHTHFQKIVSLKEEAHLNTCFKHFTLFTCEFKLIDKAELAPLIDLIESIVTVC; from the exons CAGGAACCAAAGGACATTTAGGCCCAAGAAGAATGCACCATCTGGTAATAAG GGCGTACAGTTGAAGAAACACATTGATGCGACATTAGGAAATGGTAATTTGAGAGATGCTGTACGGTTGCCTCCTGGAGAGGATCTCAATGAATGGCTAGCTGTTAATA CTGTTGATTTCTTCAATCAGGTGAACATACTATATGGCACTCTAATGGAGTTCTGCACGCCTTCCACATGCCCAACGATGACTGCCGGATCGAA GTTTGAGTATAGATGGGCCGACGGAGTGCAGATCAAGAAACCTATTGAGGTTTCGGCACCAAAATATGTGGAGTATTTGATGGACTGGATTGAGGTCCAGCTTGATGATGAGTCCATATTCCCTCAAAAACTTG GAACACCTTTCCCACAAAATTTTCGAGATGTTGTGAAGACAATATTCAAGCGCCTTTTTCGTGTTTACGCTCATATTTACCACACTCATTTTCAGAAAATTGTGAGCCTCAAGGAAGAAGCCCATCTTAACACATGCTTCAAGCATTTTACATTGTTCACCTGC GAGTTCAAATTGATCGACAAGGCTGAACTTGCACCACTTATTGATCTTATTGAATCGATCGTGACCGTTTGCTAA